From Amycolatopsis sp. YIM 10, the proteins below share one genomic window:
- a CDS encoding VOC family protein, with product MKLTFLYQPVKDIKQSVAFYRDTLGFDESWREGEQTVAFKLPGTEVELMLDVPPDDGARWSAGGFYAVDSVDEFRRSHPELDWQGEIDMPGGKGATFLDPNGTAVHLFDQSAAGPE from the coding sequence ATGAAACTCACCTTCCTGTACCAACCCGTGAAGGACATCAAGCAGTCGGTCGCCTTCTACCGGGACACGCTCGGCTTCGACGAGTCCTGGCGGGAGGGCGAGCAGACCGTGGCGTTCAAGCTCCCGGGCACGGAGGTCGAACTGATGCTCGACGTGCCGCCGGACGACGGAGCGCGGTGGAGCGCGGGCGGTTTCTACGCCGTCGACAGCGTGGACGAGTTCCGGCGGTCGCATCCCGAACTCGACTGGCAGGGCGAGATCGACATGCCGGGTGGCAAGGGCGCGACCTTCCTCGACCCGAACGGCACCGCGGTCCACCTGTTCGACCAGAGCGCCGCCGGGCCGGAGTAG
- a CDS encoding TetR/AcrR family transcriptional regulator: MREWVPIPGSAKARLIEAAMHHFELSGYEAVNVVELAGKASVTTGALYHHFGSKLGLYQLVREDLEKRIVERMEGAAAAAGERGHPAVRAALLVAFDAAVRFTVCRILGEQPPVERDDPVAAALRPLLTKHKAPAADMLAAAWRAALLVVAGGTPAATARASLAFVLDPGK; encoded by the coding sequence ATGCGCGAATGGGTGCCGATCCCGGGTTCGGCCAAGGCCAGGCTCATCGAGGCGGCCATGCACCACTTCGAACTCAGCGGCTACGAGGCGGTCAACGTCGTCGAGCTGGCCGGTAAGGCGAGCGTCACCACCGGCGCGCTGTACCACCACTTCGGCTCGAAGCTCGGCCTCTACCAACTGGTTCGCGAAGACCTGGAGAAGCGGATCGTCGAGCGGATGGAGGGGGCCGCCGCCGCGGCGGGGGAGCGCGGGCACCCCGCGGTGCGGGCGGCGCTGCTGGTGGCCTTCGACGCCGCCGTCCGGTTCACCGTGTGCCGCATCCTCGGCGAGCAACCGCCGGTGGAGCGCGACGACCCGGTCGCCGCGGCACTGCGGCCGTTGCTGACCAAGCACAAGGCGCCCGCCGCGGACATGCTGGCCGCGGCCTGGCGGGCGGCGCTGCTGGTGGTCGCGGGCGGCACGCCCGCCGCAACCGCACGCGCGTCGCTGGCGTTCGTTCTCGACCCCGGAAAGTGA